From a single Chloroflexota bacterium genomic region:
- a CDS encoding PaaI family thioesterase: MPDSLAPAGDPPLPKFNPFADLLGLRFLPSEHGHCHATIDAGENLLNPNLVVHGGAVYTLADTSMGTALSRALPDGEHCATIEIKISYYAPAHAGRLDCDAHITHRTRRFAFLEAEVRQAQHIIARATGTFVIVRPHRDHGETPARQP, encoded by the coding sequence ATGCCCGACAGCCTTGCGCCAGCCGGCGACCCGCCGCTGCCCAAATTCAATCCGTTCGCCGATCTGCTCGGCCTGCGCTTCCTGCCGAGCGAGCACGGCCACTGCCACGCAACCATCGACGCCGGCGAGAACCTGCTGAACCCGAACCTGGTCGTGCACGGTGGCGCGGTCTACACGCTGGCCGACACGAGTATGGGCACGGCGCTGAGCCGCGCCTTGCCCGATGGCGAGCACTGCGCGACGATTGAAATCAAGATCTCATACTACGCGCCGGCGCATGCCGGGCGGCTGGACTGCGACGCGCACATCACGCACCGCACGCGGCGCTTCGCGTTCCTGGAAGCGGAGGTGCGCCAGGCGCAGCATATCATTGCGCGGGCGACCGGCACCTTTGTCATCGTGCGCCCGCACCGCGACCACGGCGAGACGCCGGCGCGCCAGCCATAG
- a CDS encoding GlsB/YeaQ/YmgE family stress response membrane protein → MFLLIGLAAGWLAGVLMKGRGFGLVGNLVLGVIGAFVGGWVLDLLNIDLRLPFANLLTAVLGAVLLLGALNIVKRA, encoded by the coding sequence ATGTTCCTGTTGATCGGCCTGGCCGCCGGCTGGCTGGCCGGCGTGCTGATGAAAGGTCGCGGCTTCGGTCTGGTCGGCAACCTCGTGCTCGGCGTCATCGGCGCGTTTGTGGGCGGGTGGGTGCTCGATCTGCTGAACATCGATCTGCGCCTGCCGTTCGCCAACCTGCTGACGGCCGTGCTCGGCGCGGTGCTGCTGCTCGGCGCGCTGAACATCGTCAAGCGGGCGTGA
- a CDS encoding phosphoribosylanthranilate isomerase, with protein MEPTVRPRIKICCIASRAEAQAAIRAGASALGLVSAMPSGPGIIADALIAEIARSVPPPIATFLLTSRTDTREIIAQQAHCRANTIQIVDRLERGTHADLRQAMPGIHLVQVIHVTGEESLDEAVRVAPQVDALLLDSGNPSLAVKELGGTGRRHNWEISRRIRAAVEAPVFLAGGLKAENAAEAIAQVGPFGLDICSGVRTNGSLDEDKLAAFMKAAGIGA; from the coding sequence GTGGAACCGACCGTACGGCCGCGCATCAAGATCTGCTGCATCGCCAGCCGCGCCGAGGCCCAGGCCGCGATTCGCGCCGGCGCGTCGGCGCTCGGTCTCGTCTCGGCCATGCCGAGCGGCCCCGGCATCATCGCCGACGCGCTGATCGCCGAGATCGCGCGCAGCGTGCCGCCGCCGATCGCCACTTTCCTGCTGACCAGCCGCACCGACACGCGCGAGATCATCGCGCAGCAGGCGCACTGCCGCGCGAACACGATCCAGATCGTGGACCGGCTCGAGCGCGGCACGCACGCCGACCTGCGGCAGGCGATGCCCGGCATCCATCTGGTGCAGGTGATCCACGTCACCGGCGAGGAGTCGCTCGACGAGGCGGTGCGCGTCGCGCCGCAGGTCGATGCGCTGCTGCTCGACTCCGGCAACCCGTCGCTGGCGGTCAAAGAGCTCGGCGGCACCGGACGCAGGCACAACTGGGAGATCAGCCGCCGCATCCGCGCGGCAGTCGAGGCGCCGGTCTTCCTGGCCGGCGGGCTGAAGGCGGAGAACGCGGCGGAGGCGATCGCGCAGGTCGGACCATTCGGGCTGGATATCTGCAGTGGCGTGCGCACGAACGGCTCGCTCGACGAAGACAAGCTGGCGGCGTTTATGAAGGCTGCCGGCATCGGCGCGTAA
- a CDS encoding nitroreductase family protein, with product MPPVLVRYSDYKEYPPAEMAERAAAFYADIRRRRTVRDFSDRPVPLAVIADAVRAAGAAPNGANMQPWHFVVVSDPAIKHRIRLAAEAEERDFYEHKAPAEWLAALEPLGTDPHKPFLETAPYLIAIFAQAYGVLSDGRKVKHYYAQESVGIATGFLIAALHHAGLATLTHTPSPMSFLNEILGRPNNERPFLLLVAGYPAHDCRVPDITKKPLDEIATFM from the coding sequence ATGCCCCCAGTGCTCGTGCGGTACAGCGACTACAAGGAATACCCGCCCGCCGAGATGGCCGAACGCGCCGCCGCGTTCTACGCCGACATCCGGCGGCGACGCACCGTGCGCGACTTCAGCGACCGGCCCGTGCCGCTGGCCGTGATCGCGGATGCCGTGCGCGCGGCGGGCGCCGCGCCCAACGGCGCGAACATGCAGCCGTGGCACTTCGTCGTCGTGAGCGACCCGGCGATCAAGCATCGCATCCGCCTCGCCGCCGAGGCGGAAGAGCGCGACTTCTACGAGCACAAGGCGCCCGCCGAGTGGCTCGCCGCGCTCGAACCGCTCGGCACCGATCCGCACAAGCCGTTCCTCGAAACCGCGCCGTACCTGATCGCCATCTTCGCGCAGGCGTACGGCGTCCTGTCCGACGGCCGCAAGGTCAAGCACTACTACGCGCAGGAGTCGGTCGGCATCGCCACCGGCTTCCTGATCGCCGCGCTGCATCATGCCGGGCTGGCCACACTGACGCACACGCCCAGCCCGATGTCGTTCCTGAACGAGATCCTGGGGCGGCCCAACAACGAGCGGCCATTCCTCTTGCTCGTCGCCGGCTACCCGGCGCACGACTGCCGCGTGCCCGACATTACGAAGAAGCCGCTCGACGAGATCGCCACATTCATGTAG
- a CDS encoding DUF2277 domain-containing protein: protein MCRSIKRLYVPAQPVSDNEVRAAALQFVRKVSGTRTPSRVKTAAFEHAVDEVSAAVRRMLEEMERATSS from the coding sequence ATGTGCCGGAGCATCAAACGCCTGTACGTGCCCGCGCAACCGGTCAGTGACAACGAGGTGCGCGCCGCCGCGCTGCAGTTCGTGCGCAAAGTCAGCGGCACACGCACGCCCTCGCGCGTAAAGACCGCCGCTTTCGAGCACGCCGTGGATGAGGTCAGCGCGGCCGTGCGGCGCATGCTGGAGGAGATGGAACGGGCGACTAGCAGCTAG
- a CDS encoding HD domain-containing protein, translating into MLTSRFSDALAYAAQLHGAQTRKGTHIPYIAHLLAVAGIVIEQGASEDEAIAALLHDAIEDQGGRVTAAEIRRRYGETVEQIVWGCTDAEVVPKPPWRTRKEAYLAHLPGASESVRLVSAADKLHNVRSISADYRTLGEGLWARFNGGKDGTLWYYRALVAAFRAAGGSPLVDELDRVVSELEGLAASD; encoded by the coding sequence ATGCTGACGTCCCGTTTCTCCGATGCTCTGGCCTACGCCGCGCAACTGCACGGTGCGCAGACGCGCAAAGGCACGCACATCCCGTACATCGCGCACCTGCTGGCGGTGGCGGGCATCGTCATCGAGCAAGGCGCAAGCGAGGACGAGGCGATTGCCGCGCTGCTGCACGATGCGATCGAGGACCAGGGCGGCCGCGTGACGGCCGCCGAGATCCGCCGGCGCTACGGCGAGACGGTCGAGCAGATTGTGTGGGGCTGCACCGATGCGGAGGTCGTGCCGAAGCCGCCGTGGCGCACGCGCAAGGAGGCGTACCTGGCGCACCTGCCGGGCGCGTCGGAATCGGTGCGGCTCGTCTCGGCGGCGGACAAACTGCACAACGTGCGCTCGATCAGCGCGGATTACCGCACGCTGGGCGAGGGCCTCTGGGCGCGTTTCAACGGCGGGAAGGACGGCACGCTCTGGTATTACCGCGCGCTGGTCGCGGCGTTCCGCGCCGCGGGCGGCTCGCCGCTGGTGGACGAGCTCGACCGCGTGGTGAGCGAACTGGAAGGGCTAGCCGCTAGCGACTAG